The Syngnathus typhle isolate RoL2023-S1 ecotype Sweden linkage group LG1, RoL_Styp_1.0, whole genome shotgun sequence genome includes a window with the following:
- the fgf24 gene encoding fibroblast growth factor 24 isoform X2 — translation MSPLPSRFFYLCLHFLVLYFQIKESQQSSPDFRIYIENHTRNPDDLSRKQVRIYQLYSRTTGKHVQILGKKVNANGDDGALLVVETETFGSHIRIKGNESQHYICMNEKGKIVGRPDGRKQECVFVEEFLENNYTALVSAKYKGWYLGFNRKGRPKKGSRTTQRQQEVHFMKRDPKGREDRLEEFRFTPVTTRTRRARRLKARRN, via the exons ATGTCGCCGCTGCCTTCCAGGTTCTTTTACCT GTGTTTACATTTCCTGGTCCTCTACTTTCAGATAAAG GAGTCACAACAGAGCTCTCCTGACTTCCGTATCTACATTGAGAACCACACGAGGAACCCGGACGACCTGAGCCGCAAGCAGGTCCGCATCTACCAGCTGTACAGCAGGACCACGGGAAAGCACGTGCAGATCCTCGGGAAGAAggtcaacgccaacggagatgATGGGG CTCTTCTGGTGGTGGAGACAGAAACCTTCGGCAGCCACATCCGAATCAAAGGAAACGAAAGCCAACACTACATCTGCATGAACGAGAAGGGCAAAATTGTCGGAAGG CCTGATGGCAGGAAGCAGGAGTGCGTGTTTGTGGAGGAGTTCCTGGAGAACAACTACACAGCGCTGGTCTCGGCCAAGTACAAAGGCTGGTACCTGGGCTTCAACCGGAAGGGCCGGCCCAAGAAGGGCTCGCGCACCACCCAGCGGCAGCAGGAGGTCCACTTCATGAAGCGGGACCCCAAGGGCCGCGAGGACCGGTTGGAGGAGTTTCGCTTCACCCCCGTCACCACACGCACGCGGCGAGCCCGCCGGCTAAAAGCCAGGAGGAACTGA
- the fgf24 gene encoding fibroblast growth factor 24 isoform X1: MSPLPSRFFYLCLHFLVLYFQIKESQQSSPDFRIYIENHTRNPDDLSRKQVRIYQLYSRTTGKHVQILGKKVNANGDDGGKYALLVVETETFGSHIRIKGNESQHYICMNEKGKIVGRPDGRKQECVFVEEFLENNYTALVSAKYKGWYLGFNRKGRPKKGSRTTQRQQEVHFMKRDPKGREDRLEEFRFTPVTTRTRRARRLKARRN, translated from the exons ATGTCGCCGCTGCCTTCCAGGTTCTTTTACCT GTGTTTACATTTCCTGGTCCTCTACTTTCAGATAAAG GAGTCACAACAGAGCTCTCCTGACTTCCGTATCTACATTGAGAACCACACGAGGAACCCGGACGACCTGAGCCGCAAGCAGGTCCGCATCTACCAGCTGTACAGCAGGACCACGGGAAAGCACGTGCAGATCCTCGGGAAGAAggtcaacgccaacggagatgATGGGGGCAAGTATG CTCTTCTGGTGGTGGAGACAGAAACCTTCGGCAGCCACATCCGAATCAAAGGAAACGAAAGCCAACACTACATCTGCATGAACGAGAAGGGCAAAATTGTCGGAAGG CCTGATGGCAGGAAGCAGGAGTGCGTGTTTGTGGAGGAGTTCCTGGAGAACAACTACACAGCGCTGGTCTCGGCCAAGTACAAAGGCTGGTACCTGGGCTTCAACCGGAAGGGCCGGCCCAAGAAGGGCTCGCGCACCACCCAGCGGCAGCAGGAGGTCCACTTCATGAAGCGGGACCCCAAGGGCCGCGAGGACCGGTTGGAGGAGTTTCGCTTCACCCCCGTCACCACACGCACGCGGCGAGCCCGCCGGCTAAAAGCCAGGAGGAACTGA